One window of Papaver somniferum cultivar HN1 chromosome 9, ASM357369v1, whole genome shotgun sequence genomic DNA carries:
- the LOC113312703 gene encoding uncharacterized protein LOC113312703, with protein sequence MGSSNIDSNNSVDLINPVEESSSIDLVKGTDDRCAIWKFSLIGRFDLVRLKFSEVVLDLKSQWKLTGQCKMIPLGKGFFTIKLDNEKDQGYIKAGKWEVRHQELWIRNWIPNFRPENHRTSFANIWVHFPGLSLEYWDEQTLFTICKALGTPVKVDEATLNFESGLYARVLVNIDLAKKIPHNLWIKTKFGGFMQDVLLTNLPKFCHNCKIAGHFQFECRVKKVSHETRTQQNISNSPLVGSTSKNQDNNDSQKLQEVNKSTTSPTSTPHPTNGEKFDIYFTPVTNINPQKFIPPHSSHALNITSGRFGSLNTVVKEEIVINMTEERTIIDPTRISQIAEDNTVEKSVINFISGKYGSISEERIPITTWSKVIQKPSASKATSSTEQIQQADPKVKFL encoded by the coding sequence ATGGGTTCTTCTAATATTGATTCAAATAACTCTGTCGATCTTATTAATCCTGTTGAGGAAAGTTCTTCAATAGATCTTGTAAAAGGAACTGATGATAGATGTGCAATTTGGAAGTTCTCATTAATTGGAAGATTTGATCTAGTTCGATTAAaattttctgaagttgttttggaTCTAAAAAGTCAGTGGAAATTAACTGGTCAATGCAAAATGATTCCATTAGGAAAAGGATTTTTTACAATCAAACTTGATAATGAGAAGGATCAAGGATACATAAAAGCTGGTAAATGGGAAGTTCGTCATCAGGAATTATGGATTAGGAACTGGATACCTAATTTTCGTCCAGAAAATCATCGTACTTCTTTTGCAAATATTTGGGTTCATTTTCCAGGATTAAGCTTAGAGTACTGGGATGAACAAACATTATTTACCATTTGCAAAGCTTTGGGTACTCCTGTTAAAGTAGATGAAGCTACCTTAAATTTTGAAAGTGGATTATATGCAAGAGTCTTAGTCAATATTGATTTGGCAAAGAAAATTCCACATAATCTTTGGATCAAAACAAAATTTGGAGGGTTTATGCAAGATGTTTTACTTACAAACCTTCCAAAATTCTGCCATAACTGCAAAATTGCAGGTCATTTTCAATTTGAGTGCAGAGTAAAGAAGGTATCACATGAAACACGTACTCAACAAAACATCAGTAATTCTCCACTGGTGGGTTCCACATCaaaaaatcaagataacaatgaTTCTCAGAAATTACAGGAAGTAAACAAGAGCACTACTTCTCCTACATCAACTCCACACCCAACAAATGGTGAGAAGTTTGATATTTATTTTACCCCAGTAACTAATATTAATCCACAAAAATTTATTCCTCCACATTCCAGTCATGCACTCAATATTACTTCAGGAAGATTTGGTTCATTAAATACAGTTGTTAAAGAAGAAATTGTTATCAATATGACTGAGGAAAGAACTATTATAGATCCAACAAGAATATCACAAATAGCTGAAGATAATACAGTGGAAAAAAGTGTGATCAATTTCATTAGTGGGAAGTATggttcaatatctgaagaaagaATTCCTATCACAACTTGGTCAAAAGTGATTCAAAAACCATCTGCATCAAAGGCAACCAGCTCAACTGAACAAATACAACAAGCAGACCCAAAGGTAAAATTCCTCTGA